A stretch of DNA from Mycobacterium senriense:
GCGCCGGGCGATCTCCTCGGCCGCCTCGGCGCCGAGCTCGATGCCCAGGATCCCGGCCGAGCGGGCCAGCACCCGCTCCAGCTCCGCGGGCTCGTAGAAGTCCATGTGCGCGGTGAAGCCGAACCGGTCGCGCAGCGGGCCGGTCAGCGCGCCGGACCGGGTGGTCGCGCCCACCAGGGTGAATGGCGCCACCTCCAGCGGGATCGACGTCGCCCCGGGGCCCTTGCCGACCACCACGTCGACGCGGAAGTCCTCCATCGCCAGGTAGAGCATCTCCTCGGCGGGCCGGGCGATGCGGTGGATCTCATCGATGAACAGCACGTCGTGCTCGACCAGGTTGGACAGCATCGCGGCCAGGTCGCCGGCGCGTTCCAGCGCCGGGCCGGACGTCACCCGCAGCGAGGACCCGAGCTCGGCGGCGATGATCATGGCCAGCGACGTCTTGCCCAGCCCCGGCGGACCGGACAACAGAATGTGATCCGGTGTGTTGCCGCGGTTTTTGGCTCCCTCGATGACGAGCTGCAGCTGTTCGCGCACTCGCGGTTGGCCGATGAACTCGCGCAGCGAGCGCGGTCGCAGGCTGACATCGATGTCGCCTTCAGCCGGCGCCAGCGCCGCTGAAACCTCCCGAACCTCCCGGTCCTGGTAGTCGTCCGTCATCGGGACTTACCCAGCAACGACAGCGCGGCCCGCAGCGCGGTCGACGTCGTGGCGTCGTGGTCGCCGGCCAGCACCTTGTCGGTGGCCTCCTCGGCCTGCTTGGCCGCAAATCCAAGGCCGACAAGGGCTTCCACGACCGGGCCGCGCACCGCGTGGCCATTGAGATCCGCGTGGCCCGCGCCGGCCGATGCGTCCGCTGCGCCGACGCCGACCTTGTCGCGAAGTTCGAGCACCATGCGTTCGGCGCCGCGTTTGCCGATCCCGGGGACCCGGGTCAGCGCGCTGACGTCGCTGTCGTGCAGCGCCTGGCGCAACGCGCCGGCGTCGTGGACGGCCAGGGTCGCCATCGCCAGCCGCGACCCCACCCCCGACACCGACAGCAGGGTCAGGAACAGGTCGCGGGTCTCGGTGTCGGCGAACCCGTACAGCGTCATGGAATCCTCGCGGACAACCATCGCGGTGATCAGCCGGGCCTCGGTCCCCGAGCGCAGCGTCGCCAGCGTCGACGGCGTCGCGTTCACCCGGTACCCGACGCCGGCGGCCTCGATCACCACGTGATCGAGCGCCACCTCGAGCACCTCGCCGCGCACCGAGGCGATCATCGGGCGGCCTTCAGTTTGGCGTTCAGCTTGGCCTTGTACTTCTGTCGCTGCTCGGCGGCCATCGCCTCGGCGGCGGCCATCCGGGCGATCATCGGTGCCCGCCAGCAATGACAGATCGCCAGTGCCAGCGCGTCGGCCGCGTCGGCCGGCGTCGGTTTGGCTTGCAGCTCAAGGATTCTCGTGACCATAGCGGTGACCTGCGCCTTATCCGCGGCACCGTTGCCGGTGACCGCGGCCTTGACCTCGCTAGGGGTATGGAAGTGGACATCGATGCCACGCCTGGCGGCCGCCAGGGCGACCACGCCGCCGGCCTGCGCGGTGCCCATCACCGTCGACACGTTGAGTTGGGAGAACACCCGCTCGACCGCCACGACGTCCGGGTGGTGGGTGGCCAGCCAGTGCTCGACGGCGTCGCTGATCTTCAGCAGTCGCTCGGCCAGCGGGGCGTCGGCGGGCGTGCGCACCACGTCGACGTCCAGGGCGACGACCGTGCGCCCGCGCCCGCTTTCGACGACCGACAGACCGCATCGGGTCAGGCCGGGATCGACGCCCATCACCCGCATTCCCGCTCCCACCTAGTAGAACAGCTGTTCGATACCCTAGCGGCCGGCGGTGACGGGCCCGGGTAGGACACGCGGCCGCACCACCGATTCCCGCGGTGACGTTACGGCGCCGAACCCGAGAAAAAGCTGTTAGCTTTAGCCCACGTTCGCTCGAGCAATGTGGCAACGGAGGGGTTGGCGTGGGATCTCTGCTGGTCATGATCGCCGTGGTGCTCTTCATCGCGTCGATCGTGGTGCTCGTGGTGGCTTTGCGGCGGCCGAAAGAACCGGCCCAGCGAGGCGGGCGCCAGGATCCGCTGGCCGCCGACGCGATGCCGCAGTTCGGCCCCCGCCAACTCGGGCCCGGGGCCATCGTCAGCTACGGCGGCATCGACTACATCGTGCGCGGTTCGGTCACTTTCCGCGAAGGCCCCTTCGTCTGGTGGGAACACCTGCTGGAGGGCGGCGACCAGCCGATGTGGTTCAGCGTCGAGGAAGACGACGGGCGCCTCGAGCTGGCGATATGGGTCACGCGCAAGGACGTGCCGCTGCGGCCCGGCGACCCATACGTCGTCGACGGTGTGATGTTCCACGAGTCCGAACGCGGCCGCGCCTCCTACACGACCGAAGGCACCACCGGCCTGCCGGCCGGCGGCGAGATGGAATTCGTCGACTGCACCAACACCGACGAGTCGGCGCTGCTCTCGTTCGAGCGCTGGGCCCCGGACATGCCCTGGGAAGTATCGACGGGCAGGTCGGTCTCGCCCGGCGAGATCACCGTGTACGCGGCGCCCCCACCGAGCCCGGCGTAGAGCACGAGGTCTCGCCGGTGCCCCTCCATCAACTCGCCGTGACCCCGGCCGACGTATCCGGGGAACGGCTGGGACTGGCTCTCAACGCGCCCGTACCCGCGCCCCTGGCCAGCTGCCGGCTGGACCACCCCGGCGGCGGCGCCGCGCTGCTGCTCGGCGTGCTCGGCGCCTCGCACGTCGTCGCCGTGGAGCATGCGTTCTCCGAGGAAATCTCGTGCACCGCACGCAGTCTCGGGGCCGACCTGCCGCAGCGCACCGAGGCGCCCGGCTACCGCCTGCACTCCCGCACCGACGCCCACGACGAGGCGAGCTTTCGCGGCCTCGCGCGCGACCTGCGCGGCCGTTGCGCCCACCGCACGGGCTGGCTAGGCGGCACGTTTCCCGGCGATGACGCCGCGCTGACCGTGCTGGCCGCCGAACCCGACGGCGCCGGCTGGCGCTGGCAGACCTGGCACCTCTATCCGGGGCGTCCCGTCGGCAATGGCGGAACGGTGGTACACACGGCCAGCCGGTGGCGCCCGTGAGCCGCAACCGCCTGTTCGTGATCGCCGGCGTGCTGGGCGTGGCCGGCGTGACATGTCTGATCTTCGGAATCCTGTTGCTGCAGAAGAACATTGCGTCGTACATCGCCGGCCACTATCACGAGTACGCCCGCGACGTGAACGGGACTCGCTACCAGTGCACCGGGTCACCCGATCAGGTGGCCGACGTGCTCGCCGACTACGCGGAACCCGACGCGCGGGCCGACAACGGCAATACCGAGTACCTGCGTTACAGCAACAACATCGTGATCGTCGGCCCCGACGGCAGCTACGCGTGCAGCATCCGCGTGGAACCGCTGAGCGCCGGATACAGCCACGGCGCCTTCATCTTCCTCGGCCCCGGGTTTTTCCCGGGATCCCCATCCGGCGGCGCAGGCGGCACGCCCGGCGGCCCCGGCGGAATCAAGTGACGGCACCACCGCAAAGGAGAACACCATGTATCTCGCCGTCGAGATCGGCACCGTCGACCTCAATCCCGTGCTGAAAGGCGCAGTCGCGACGATCCTGTACTTCGTCGTCGGCATGGCTGTGCTTCTCGTCGGGTTCTACGCGGTCGACGTGCTGACCCCGGGAAAGCTGCGCCAGCTGGTGTTCATCGACCGCCGGCCCAACGCCGTGGTCGTCGCGGGCGCGATGTACATCGCCCTGACCATCGTCATCATCACCGCCATCGCCAACAGCTACAGCCAGCTGGGCCAGGGACTCGTCGGGGTGGCGGTGTTCGGGCTGATGGGCGTGATCCTGCTGGGCGTCGCGCTGCTGGCGATGCACCTGCTGATCCCGGGCAGTTTTCACGAGCACATCGACGAGCCGGAGCTGCATCCGGGATCGTTCGCGGTGGCGCTGATACTGCTGGCCGTTGGAGGGGTGACCGCCGCGGCGGTGTCATGAGCACCGTCGGGTCGAGGGCCAAGGTGCGGGCGCCCGAGGCGGCGCCGCCCGCGGCGGTGTCTGGTCGGTGGCGGGCGCTGTTGCTTGCCGCCGTTGCGGCGTGCGCGGCGTGCGGCATCATCTATGAACTCGCGCTGCTGACATTGTCGGCCAGCCTGGACGGCGGCGGGATCGTCGCCACCTCGCTGATCGTCGCGGGCTACATCGCCGCGCTGGGCGTGGGCGCGCTGCTGGTCAAGCCGCTGCTGGCGCACGCCGCGATCACCTTCATCGCCGTCGAGGCGCTGCTGGGCATCGTCGGTGGGCTGTCGGCGGCGGCGCTGTACGTGGTGTTCGCGTTCCTGGACGGGTCCGTCGGGTCGACGTGGGTGCTCGCGGCGAGCACGGCGCTGATCGGTGGCCTGGTCGGTGCCGAGGTGCCGCTGTTGATGACGCTGCTGCACCAGGGCCGGATAGGCCCTGAAACAGACCCAGCCGCCGATGCCGGACGCACGCTGGCCAACCTGAACGCCGCCGACTACCTGGGCGCACTGCTGGGCGGGCTGGTCTGGCCGTTCCTGCTGCTGCCGCAGCTGGGGATGATTCGCGGCGCGGCGGCCACCGGCATGATCAACCTGGCGGCCGCCGCCGTCGTGGCGATTTTCCTGTTGCGCCAAGTGGTTTCGACGCGGCAGCTGGTGCTGGCGCTGTGCGCGCTGGCCGCCGCGGTGGGGCTGCTCGCCACCCTGCTGCTGCGTTCGGCCGACGTCGAAACAACAAGCAGGCAAAGGCTTTACGCCGACCCGATCGTCGCCTACCGGCACACGGCCTATCAGGAGATCGTGGTGACCCGGCGCGGCAACGACACCCGGCTGTATCTCGATGGGGGCCTGCAGTTCTCCACTCGCGACGAATACCGCTACACCGAAAGCCTGGTCTACCCCGCGCTCGGCAACGGCGCCCAATCGGTGCTGGTGCTCGGCGGCGGCGACGGACTGGCGGCCCGCGAATTGCTGCGCCAGCCCGGCATTTCCAAGATCGTGCAGGTCGAGCTCGACCCCGCGGTGATCGACATCGCGCGCACCACGCTGCGCGCCGCCAATGGCGGTTCGCTGGACAATCCGCGGGTGGCCGTGCTGACCCAGGACGCGATGAACTGGTTGCGCGGACCGGACGTGGACCGCTTCGACGCGGTCATCGTCGACCTTCCCGATCCCAACACACCCGTGCTGGGCCGGCTGTACTCGGCGGAGTTCTACGCACTGGTGGCCCGCGCGCTGGCTCCCGGTGGGTTGATGGTGGTGCAGGCGGGCAGCCCGTTTTCCACCCCGACGGCGTATTGGCGCACGGTTTCGACGATCCGGGCCGCCGGTTACGCGGTCACGCCCTATCACGTGCACGTGCCCACGTTCGGCGACTGGGGATTCGCCCTGGCGCGGCGCGCGGACGTCGCGCCCACCCCGAAGGTGCCCACCAACGCGCCCCCGCTGCGTTACCTCAACCAGCAGGTGCTCGACGCGGCCGGCGTATTCGGCGGCGACATCGGCCCGCGCCCCGTCGAGCCGTCGACCCTGGACAATCCGCGCATCGTCGAGGACATGCGGCACGGGTACGACTAGCTACTCCTCGTCGAGCGCCGCGAGCACCTCGTCGGACAGGTCGACATTGGTCCAGACGTTCTGCACGTCGTCGCTGTCCTCCAGCGCGTCGACCAGCTTGAACACCTTCCGCGCGCCCTCGACGTCGACGGGCACGCTGACCGACGGCTGGAAGCTGGCCTCGGCCGATTCGTAGTCGATGCCGGCGTCCTGCAGCGCGGTGCGCACCGCCACCAGATCGGTCGGCTCGGAGATGACCTCGAAGCTCTCACCGAGGTCGTTCACGTCCTCGGCGCCGGCGTCCAGCACGGCGGTCAGCACGTCGTCTTCGCTCAGGCCGTTCTTTTCCAGCGTGACGACGCCCTTGCGGGTGAACAGGTAGGACACCGATCCGGGATCGGCCATGTTGCCGCCGTTGCGGGTCACCGCCACCCGGACCTCGCCGGCCGCGCGGTTGCGGTTGTCGGTGAGGCACTCGATCAGCACCGCCACGCCGTTGGGGCCGTAGCCCTCATACATGATCGTCTGGTAGTCGGCGCCGCCGGCTTCCTCGCCCGCGCCCCGCTTGCGGGCGCGCTCGATGTTGTCGTTGGGCACCGATGTCTTCTTCGCCTTCTGGATGGCGTCATACAGCGTCGGATTGCCAGCCGGGTCACCGCCGCCGGTGCGGGCGGCGACCTCGATGTTCTTGATCAGCCGGGCAAACTCCTTGCCACGCCGCGCGTCTTTGACGGCCTTCTGGTGCTTGGTGGTGGCCCACTTGGAATGGCCGCTCATCGGTGTCCTATCTGAAAAGTCCTTTGTTTTTGTGGCCAGACGAGTCTACGTGGACGGTTGGGGTGGGTCGCCCGGCCACTACCCGGCCGTCTCAGCGTCCCCAGGAGTCACGGCAGGGCGGGGATATGCCGCTTCCACAACGCGCTAGCGCATCCGCTAGCGCGTTTCGCAGTCACCTCACCACCCGGATGCTGGTGCCGCTGTGGCCGGTGTGCAACCGGTCGTCAGCCGGTGACGAGGTCGACGAACAGGTGGTGGATGCGCCGGTCACCGGTCATCTCCGGATGAAACGCCGTGGCCAGCTTGCGGCCCTGCTTCACCGCGACAACGTGCCCGGCCGCGCTGGCCAGCACCTCCACGCCGTCACCGGCGCGCTCGACCCACGGCGCGCGGATGAATACCGCGCGCACCGGATCGCTGAGCCCCGCGAACGGAATGTCACCCTCAAACGAATCGACCTGACGCCCAAAGGCGTTGCGCCGCACCGTCATATCGATCCCGCGCAGCGGCAGTGCCTCGCGACCGCCCGCGCCGGCGTCCAGGATCTCGCTGGCCAGCAGGATCATCCCGGCACAGGCGCCGTAGGCGGGCAGCCCGTCGGCCAGCAGGCCACGCAGCGGCTCCAGCAGCCCGAGGTCTAGCAGCAGGTGGCTCATGGTGGTCGATTCCCCACCGGGAATGACCAGCCCGTCGACCGACTCGAGCTCGCCGCGCCGGCGCACCGGCATCGACTCGGCACCCGCCTCGCGCAGGGCGGCCAGGTGTTCGCGGGTGTCCCCCTGCAGGGCCAGGACCCCGATCCGCGGCGCGCTCACTGCTGGGTGGGCAGGAATCCGCGGGGGAAGCGGGTCAGGCCCTCCTGCATGACCGCCGCGACCATCTCGCCGTGCCGGTTGAAGATCTTGCCCTGGCACAGCGCCCGCCCGCCGCAGGCCGACGGCGAGCTCTGGTCGTAGAGCAGCCACTCGTCGGCCCGGAACATCCGCATGAACCACATCGCGTGGTCCAGCGACGCCACCTGCAGGTGCTCCCGCTCCTCAAGGTGGGTGACCTGCGCCGAACCGAGCAGCGTCAGGTCGCTCATGTAGGCCAGCGCGCAGATGTGCAGCACCGGGTCGTCGGGCAGCGGGTCGCGGTGGCGAAACCACACCTGCTGCTGGGAGGCCTTGCCCGGAAGCCGGTGGATCTGGTCGCGCGGAGCGATGCGGACGTCCCACTCCTGGAACTGCTTGAAGCCCTCGTCGTCGAACACCTTCATCGACTTGAGCCCCGGCAGGTCGTCCGGAGGCGGCGCCGCGGGCATCACGTCCTGATGGTGGATGCCCTCCTGATCCGTCTGGAACGACGCCGACATGGAGAAGATGGTGGCGCCGTGCTGGATGGCGTTGACCCGCCGCGTGCAGAACGACCCGCCGTCGCGCAGCCGCTCGACGATGAAGATGGTGGGCGCCGAGGAGTCGCCGGGCCGGATGAAGTAGCCGTGCAACGAGTGCACCAGGAAGCTCGGGTCCACGGTGCGCACCGCCGAGACCAGCGACTGGCCCGCCACCTGGCCCCCGAAGGTGCGCTGGAAGTTTCCCTGTTCGGGGCTGAATACGCTCCCGCGGTAGATGTTGACCTCGAGTTGCTCGAGGTCAAGGATCTTCTCGATCGACACGGACTGTTTTTACCAGCCGCGCTGCGCCAGGCGATGGGGCTCCGGGACCTGCTCGACGTTGATGCCCACCATCGCCTCCCCCAGCCCGCGCGACACCTTGGCCAGCACGTCGGGGTCGTCGTAGAAGGTGGTCGCCTTGACGATGGCGGCGGCGCGCTGCGCGGGGTCGCCGGACTTGAAGATGCCCGACCCCACGAACACGCCCTCGGCACCGAGCTGCATCATCATCGCCGCGTCCGCCGGGGTGGCGATGCCGCCCGCGGTGAACAGGGTGACCGGCAGCTTGCCCGCCCGGGCCACCTCGACGACGAGGTCGTGGGGGGCCTGCAATTCCTTTGCGGCGACGTATAATTCGTCTTCGGACAGCGACGTCAGGCGGCGGATCTCGCCGCCGATCGCCCGCATGTGGGTGGTCGCGTTGGAGACGTCGCCGGTCCCTGCTTCACCCTTGGAGCGGATCATGGCCGCGCCCTCGCTGATCCGCCGCAGCGCCTCGCCGAGGTTGGTCGCCCCGCACACGAACGGCACGGTGAACTTCCACTTGTCGATGTGGTGGGTGTAGTCGGCGGGGGTGAGCACCTCGGATTCGTCGACGTAGTCCACGCCGAGACTCTGCAGGATCTGCGCCTCGACGAAGTGGCCGATGCGGGCCTTGGCCATCACCGGGATGGTCACCGCGGCGATGATGCCCTCGATCATGTCCGGGTCGCTCATCCGCGACACCCCACCCTGCGCGCGGATGTCGGCGGGCACCCGCTCCAGCGCCATTACGGCGACGGCGCCGGCGGCCTCGGCGATCTTGGCCTGCTCGGGGGTGACGACGTCCATGATGACGCCGCCCTTGAGCATCTCGGCCATGCCGCGTTTGACGCGCGCCGTTCCGGTTCGCCCGTTGCCGTTCGGTGGGTGGGCGGTACTCACTGCATGATCTCCTTCAACCGTTGTCGACCCAGTCTAATGAGGCGCTTTAGCCCGCGTTGACGCCACGGAGTCAGCGGATGGACAGCAGCGGCCCGGAGGTGCGGCCGCTGGCCAGCGCGGCCGCATCGGTGAGCAGTCCGGATAGTTGCATGGGGTACACCGTCTCCCCCGCCGCGACCAGCGCAGCGATGTCAGCAGCGTCACACCAGCGGTGGCCGTGGATGTAGCTGCATTCCAGCTCGGTTCGGCCCGCGCGCGACGGCTCGAACCGCTGGGTGCGGTAGACGAAGTAGAACTCCTCGCTGTCGATCAGCGAGCCGTTGAACTCGAAGACCTCGTCGCGCCGCCACACCGGCCCGACCATCTCGGCCGGCGCGACCCGCAAACCGGTTTCTTCGGCCAGCTCCCGCGCGGCGGCCTCGGCCAGCCGCTCCCCCTGCTGCACCTCGCCGCCCACCGTGAACCACCACTTCGGTGCGTGCTGGTGCGTGAGCGCGGGATCCGACCCGCACAGCAGCAGCACCGCGCCGGTGTCGTCGAGCAGCACGACGCGCGCCGAGGTGCGGTGGTTGAGGACGCCGTGGTCGCCGTGGGCCAGCGCGTGCGGCCGCTCGACGATTTCGAAATAGCTGGGCAGCGCGGCGGTTCCGCCGAGGTGGAACAGCCGCACCAGGGGCCGTTCGGCCAGCGCCAGGGTGTCGCGGACCGCGTCGTTGTGGAAGCGACGGGCCAGCACCACCCGGGCCTCGGCGTCGGCCAGCTCGGCGATCAGCCCGGCCGGCAGCGACGCCGGATCGACGAGGGCCAGCGCGGCCGACAGCGCGTTCTCCGCGTTTTCCCGCGCGGGCCGCGGCGCCCCCTCCGCGGCGTCGGCCAGCGCCGCCAGCCGCCGCCCTTCGGACGCGCCGCCATAGGCGTCGATGGCGACGGCGCGCGACACCACCGCGCGCCGTGCCAGTGCGCCGTCGAGCGCCTGCCACGAGAGGTCGTAGCGGACGTGCAACCGGTCCAGCCGGTTGGCCGTCCGGTACGCCCACGCGCCGAAGACCGCCAGCACCGCGACGAAGACCGCGATGGCGACAATCAGCCATGTCATCAACTGGCCACCTCAACCTTGGCGCCTGACGCGGCGACCGTCTCGTACACCCGCATGATCTGGCTGGCCACCACCGACCAGTCGTAGCGCTGGACGGCGGCCGAACCGGCCGTCACATATCGTTCCCGCAGCACATCATCCTCCAGCACCGCGATCAGCGCATCGGCAAGCGCGTCGCCGTCGCCGACGGGCACCAGGCAGCCCACGTCGCCGTTACGCAGCACGCGGCGGAAGGCGTCCAGATCGCTCGCCACCACCGGGGTGCCGGCGGCCAGCGCCTCGACCAGCACGATGCCGAAGCTCTCGCCGCCGAGGTTGGGCGCGCAGTACGCGTCGGCGCTGCGCATGGCCGACGCCTTTCCGGCGTCGTCGACCTGGCCGAGGAAGCGGATATGGTCCACCAATTCGCCTGCCTGGACGCGCAATTGGTCCTCGTCCCCGCGACCGACGACCAGCAGCTGCACGTCGGGGAAACGTTCGACCAGCCCCGGCAGCGCGTCGAGCAGCACCGACATGCCCTTGCGTGGCTCGTCGTAGCGGCCCAGGAACAGCACCGCCTTGCCGGCGCGCGGGTAGCCGTCCATGCGCGGCGCCGAGGCGAACGAAGCGACGTCGACGCCGTTGGGGATCTCCACCGCGTCGGTGCCCAGCGCCTCCATCTGCCAGCGGCGGGCCAAATCGGAGACCGCGATCCGCCCGACGATCTTCTCGTGCATCGGGCGCAGGATGCCCTGAAACACCGTCAGCGTCAGCGATTTGGTGGTCGACGTGTGAAACGTCGCCACGATCGGACCCTCGGCGATGTTCAGCGCCAGCATCGATAGGCTCGGTGCGTTGGGCTCGTGCAGGTGCAGCACGTCGAAAGCGCCTTCGGCGAGCCACTTTTTCACCTTGCGGTGGGTGGCCGGCCCGAACCGCAGCCGGGCCACCGACCCGTTGTAGGGAATCGGGACGGCCTTGCCAGCCGAGACGACGTAGTCGGGCAGCGCGGCGTGCGGCGAGGACGGCGCGAGCACGCTGACTTCGTGGCCCCGCGCGCGCATCACCTCGGCCAGCTGCAGGACGTGCGACTGCACCCCGCCGGGAACGTCGAACGAGTAGGGACAGACCATCCCGATCCGCATCAGGTGTCCTTCAGCCGGGCCTGCTTGGCTTCGGGGAGGTCAGCCAGCCACTGCGGCTGCATCATGTGCCAGTCCTCGGGACGCACGGCGATGTTCTTCTCGAACTGATCGGCCATCGCCTGAGTGATGGCGCCGACGTCGCCGCTGGTGCAGTCCAGGGGCGGGTGTATCGACACGCCCCAGCCGCGGTCCTCGAACCAGCAGTGTGCCGGCAGCAGGGCCGTCCCGGTCGCGATGGCGAGCTTCGCCGGTCCGGCCGGCAACCGGGTGGGCTCGCCGAAGAAATCGACCTGCACGCCGGTGCGGGTGAGGTCGCGCTCGGCCATCAGGCACACCACCCGGTTGTCCCGCAGCCGATCGCACAACACGTCGAACGGCGACCGTTCCCCCCCGGACAGCGGCAGCACCTCGAAGCCCAGGCGTTCGCGGTAGGCAATGAAGCGCCGGTACAGCGACTCGGGTTTGAGTCGCTCGGCGACGGTGGTGAAGGTGCCGTGGGTCTGCGCCAACCACACCCCGGCCATGTCCCAGTTGCCGCTGTGCGGCAACGCGATCACCGCGCCGCGGCCGGCGGACAGCGCCGCCTCGATATGGTCTCGCCCCAGCACCGAGTCGTGCAGCTCGCGGCCCATCGCGGCCAGGTCCATCCCCGGCAGGCGGAACGCCTCGCGCCAGTAGCGGGCGTAGGAGGCCAGCGAGGCCCGCATCAGCGAGTCGGGCACCTCCTCGGGTGCGACCCCGATCACGCGGGCCAGGTTCTTGCGCAGCTGCTCGGGGCCGCCGCCGCGGGCGGCGTAGCGCGCCCCGGCCTCAAAGACGTTGCGCGCGGCGAACTCCGGCATCGCCCGCACCGCCATCCAGCCGGACGCGTAGGCCCAGTCGGCGGCCCTCCCGCCCGTCAGGCTGCCCACCGTCCGGCCGGCCAGCCGGCGGGCCATCCGGCGTTGCGCCCCAATCGTTTTCATGCCCGGCGAAGTGGGAATCACGGCTCGCTCACCACCCGATCGGTCGCGCCCGGCGAGGTGCGCACCGCGTGCAACCGCTGCGCGCAGGTGAGGAGGCTGGCCGCCGCCAGGACCCACATCGCGACCGGCAGCGCGGGCGGCCAGGCGACGAACGGAAAGTCGGACACGCCGGCGCCGACAAGCACGATGATCAACCGTTCCGGCCGTTCGATCAGGCCGCCGTCGCCGCGCAGCCCGCTGGCTTCGGCGCGGGCCTTGATGTAGGAGATCACCTGCGAGGTCACCAGACAGATCAGAGTTGCGACCGCCAGCAGCTTGTCGTGCAGGCCGAAGACGATCCACCACAACAGCCCGCAGAACACCGCGCCGTCGCTGAGCCGGTCACAGGTGGCGTCCAGCACCGCGCCGAATCGGGTGCCGCCGCCGCGTTCCCGGGCCATCGCCCCGTCGAGCATGTCGAACAGGACGAAGAACCAGACCACCAGCGCGCCGGCGAACAGCTTGCCCATCGGGAAGAGCGTGAGCGCCCCGGCCACCGCGACGATGGTGCCCAGGATGGTGACGACGTCGGGGGTCAATCCCAGCCGTAGGCATGCCCGTGCGGTCGGAGTGGTCAGCCGCGCGAACGCCGCCCGCGACAGGAACGGCATTTTGCTCATGGTTGCTTTGTCCACTCCGTGGCCAGCAGCTGGCGCGTCTCGCGCAGCAATTGCGGGATCACCTTCGATCCGCCGATGATGGTGATGAAGTTCGCGTCGCCACCCCAGCGCGGCACCACGTGCACGTGCAGGTGTTCGGCCAGCGAGCCACCGGCCGACGTCCCCAGGTTCAGGCCGACGTTGAAACCGTGTGGGCGCGAGACGTTCTTGATGACGCGAATCGCCTTCTGAATGAAGAACATCAGCTCCGCGCTTTCGGGGTCGGTCAGGTCCTCGAGCTCGGAGACGCGCCGGTAGGGCACCACCATCAGGTGTCCGGGGTTGTAGGGGTAGAGGTTGAGCACGGCGTAGACGAGCTCGCCGCGGGCGACTACCAAGCCGTCTTCGTCGGCAAGATGCGGAATGTCGCTGAACGGCTGCTCGGTCTTGCCGTTGTCGCGCTTCATCGGCGCTTCGGCCAGATACGTCATCCGGTAC
This window harbors:
- the pdxT gene encoding pyridoxal 5'-phosphate synthase glutaminase subunit PdxT gives rise to the protein MSAPRIGVLALQGDTREHLAALREAGAESMPVRRRGELESVDGLVIPGGESTTMSHLLLDLGLLEPLRGLLADGLPAYGACAGMILLASEILDAGAGGREALPLRGIDMTVRRNAFGRQVDSFEGDIPFAGLSDPVRAVFIRAPWVERAGDGVEVLASAAGHVVAVKQGRKLATAFHPEMTGDRRIHHLFVDLVTG
- a CDS encoding glycosyltransferase family 4 protein — protein: MRIGMVCPYSFDVPGGVQSHVLQLAEVMRARGHEVSVLAPSSPHAALPDYVVSAGKAVPIPYNGSVARLRFGPATHRKVKKWLAEGAFDVLHLHEPNAPSLSMLALNIAEGPIVATFHTSTTKSLTLTVFQGILRPMHEKIVGRIAVSDLARRWQMEALGTDAVEIPNGVDVASFASAPRMDGYPRAGKAVLFLGRYDEPRKGMSVLLDALPGLVERFPDVQLLVVGRGDEDQLRVQAGELVDHIRFLGQVDDAGKASAMRSADAYCAPNLGGESFGIVLVEALAAGTPVVASDLDAFRRVLRNGDVGCLVPVGDGDALADALIAVLEDDVLRERYVTAGSAAVQRYDWSVVASQIMRVYETVAASGAKVEVAS
- a CDS encoding phosphatidylinositol mannoside acyltransferase; this encodes MARRLAGRTVGSLTGGRAADWAYASGWMAVRAMPEFAARNVFEAGARYAARGGGPEQLRKNLARVIGVAPEEVPDSLMRASLASYARYWREAFRLPGMDLAAMGRELHDSVLGRDHIEAALSAGRGAVIALPHSGNWDMAGVWLAQTHGTFTTVAERLKPESLYRRFIAYRERLGFEVLPLSGGERSPFDVLCDRLRDNRVVCLMAERDLTRTGVQVDFFGEPTRLPAGPAKLAIATGTALLPAHCWFEDRGWGVSIHPPLDCTSGDVGAITQAMADQFEKNIAVRPEDWHMMQPQWLADLPEAKQARLKDT
- the pgsA gene encoding phosphatidylinositol phosphate synthase — its product is MSKMPFLSRAAFARLTTPTARACLRLGLTPDVVTILGTIVAVAGALTLFPMGKLFAGALVVWFFVLFDMLDGAMARERGGGTRFGAVLDATCDRLSDGAVFCGLLWWIVFGLHDKLLAVATLICLVTSQVISYIKARAEASGLRGDGGLIERPERLIIVLVGAGVSDFPFVAWPPALPVAMWVLAAASLLTCAQRLHAVRTSPGATDRVVSEP
- a CDS encoding HIT family protein; amino-acid sequence: MSDREPAEQGADDAILDRGVGEEDHLQRLWTPYRMTYLAEAPMKRDNGKTEQPFSDIPHLADEDGLVVARGELVYAVLNLYPYNPGHLMVVPYRRVSELEDLTDPESAELMFFIQKAIRVIKNVSRPHGFNVGLNLGTSAGGSLAEHLHVHVVPRWGGDANFITIIGGSKVIPQLLRETRQLLATEWTKQP
- the pdxS gene encoding pyridoxal 5'-phosphate synthase lyase subunit PdxS; protein product: MSTAHPPNGNGRTGTARVKRGMAEMLKGGVIMDVVTPEQAKIAEAAGAVAVMALERVPADIRAQGGVSRMSDPDMIEGIIAAVTIPVMAKARIGHFVEAQILQSLGVDYVDESEVLTPADYTHHIDKWKFTVPFVCGATNLGEALRRISEGAAMIRSKGEAGTGDVSNATTHMRAIGGEIRRLTSLSEDELYVAAKELQAPHDLVVEVARAGKLPVTLFTAGGIATPADAAMMMQLGAEGVFVGSGIFKSGDPAQRAAAIVKATTFYDDPDVLAKVSRGLGEAMVGINVEQVPEPHRLAQRGW
- the tesB gene encoding acyl-CoA thioesterase II produces the protein MSIEKILDLEQLEVNIYRGSVFSPEQGNFQRTFGGQVAGQSLVSAVRTVDPSFLVHSLHGYFIRPGDSSAPTIFIVERLRDGGSFCTRRVNAIQHGATIFSMSASFQTDQEGIHHQDVMPAAPPPDDLPGLKSMKVFDDEGFKQFQEWDVRIAPRDQIHRLPGKASQQQVWFRHRDPLPDDPVLHICALAYMSDLTLLGSAQVTHLEEREHLQVASLDHAMWFMRMFRADEWLLYDQSSPSACGGRALCQGKIFNRHGEMVAAVMQEGLTRFPRGFLPTQQ
- a CDS encoding NUDIX hydrolase; translated protein: MTWLIVAIAVFVAVLAVFGAWAYRTANRLDRLHVRYDLSWQALDGALARRAVVSRAVAIDAYGGASEGRRLAALADAAEGAPRPARENAENALSAALALVDPASLPAGLIAELADAEARVVLARRFHNDAVRDTLALAERPLVRLFHLGGTAALPSYFEIVERPHALAHGDHGVLNHRTSARVVLLDDTGAVLLLCGSDPALTHQHAPKWWFTVGGEVQQGERLAEAAARELAEETGLRVAPAEMVGPVWRRDEVFEFNGSLIDSEEFYFVYRTQRFEPSRAGRTELECSYIHGHRWCDAADIAALVAAGETVYPMQLSGLLTDAAALASGRTSGPLLSIR